From the genome of Chitinophagales bacterium:
CTGCATTAGAAAATGCAGAATCGATTAAGAATTTGTATTTCAATATTTTATAAATCTTGAAACAAATTCTAAATCGGGATAACCCCAACTAAATCATTTAGTTCGCCACGTTGTGGCTTCTAATGATTAATTTGGGTTAAATGGTTCAAACTCTAATTTTTCAAATAAATTGAGTGCATTTTCCCAATCACCTGCATACTGATAAACGATAGCTAGTCGGAGTTCAGTTAAAAATACTAACTTTTCATCTGAAGAATCTTCCAAATCCAATAAAACTGATTTTAAGATATCCTCTGCAGCTTGATAATTGCCATCTAAGCGATAAAGTTCTCCAAGTTTAGAACAGTATGATAAATGATTATCCTTCCTCAATTGACACCTAGACAAAGATTCTGAAACTTCTTTTTCAAAGGTCGTTCGATCTACTATCTCATCTCGTAAAGTGTGAGGATTTATTCTAGTATACATCTACTTTGTCTTAATAATTGAGGTAACAAG
Proteins encoded in this window:
- a CDS encoding tetratricopeptide repeat protein; the encoded protein is MYTRINPHTLRDEIVDRTTFEKEVSESLSRCQLRKDNHLSYCSKLGELYRLDGNYQAAEDILKSVLLDLEDSSDEKLVFLTELRLAIVYQYAGDWENALNLFEKLEFEPFNPN